One genomic region from Chiloscyllium plagiosum isolate BGI_BamShark_2017 chromosome 21, ASM401019v2, whole genome shotgun sequence encodes:
- the gng13b gene encoding guanine nucleotide-binding protein G(I)/G(S)/G(O) subunit gamma-13b codes for MEDWDIPQFKKEVDSLKYQLSYKREMSSKTIPDFVKWIEEGVPNDPFLNPELMKNNPWVEKGKCAIL; via the exons ATGGAAGATTGGGACATTCCACAATTCAAGAAGGAAGTGGATAGTCTGAAGTACCAGCTGTCGTACAAAAGGGAGATGTCTTCCAAAACAATCCCTGA CTTTGTGAAGTGGATAGAAGAGGGAGTGCCAAACGACCCATTCTTAAACCCAGAATTAATGAAGAACAACCCCTGGGTAGAGAAGGGCAAATGTGCTATACTTTGA